CTGTGAGCCTTCTGAGATATTACAGCAATGCAAGGGATTTCGGATAGCTACTGATGCCAAGGGCAACGGCGTGGATCAGTGGGGCTGGTGGGTTTCCTTGGGGTCCTCGACGGCCCGTTCCTCGATCGCCGCACGCTCGTCAGCGGTGGTGTCAGCGGTGGTGTCGGACGAGGCGGCATCTGAGCGCTCAGCGGATACCTCTGGCGCACCCTCGGTGACCTTGGCGCGCAGCTGGCGCATCTCCTTGCGGCGGCGCAGGTCGCGCCCGAGACCCTTCTTCAGCAGCCACAGGCCCACGACGAGGGCGGCGCCGGTGACCGCGCCGAGGAAGAAGATGGTCGGCACCGAGACGCCGAAGTCGACGCCGAAGACCTCCAGCTTGGTGGAAGCGCTCGACGAGACCGAGACGCCCAGTCCGAACAACACGACCAGTACGATCAGGACGATTCCGAGAACGGCCATGGCGACCCCGCCTATCTGCCGGCTGACACCGGCCCCTCAGGCCTCACTGCTTAGTAATGCGGAGAGCAGCGCCACCGCGCCGCTCTTGTCGAGTGGGTTGTTCTGGTTCCCACACTTGGGCGACTGTACGCACGAAGGGCATCCGTCCGTGCATTCACAGTGTGCAATCGCCTCGCGTGTCGCCGTCAACCACTCGCGCGCAGCGGCGTACCCGTGTTCGGCGAAGCCGGCGCCTCCGGGGTGGCCGTCGTACACGAAGACCGTCAGTTGGCCGGTGTCGGCGTGACGGGCGGTGGAGACGCCGCCGATGTCCCAGCGGTCGCAGGTGGCGAAGAGCGGGAGCAGTCCGATGGAGGCGTGTTCGGCGGCGTGGGCCGCTCCCGGTACGTCCTCCAGCCCGAGGTGCTCGACAACGGTGTCAGGCATGGTCCACCACACGGCCTTGGTCCGCAGGGTGCGCTCCGGCAGGTCGAGCGGCTGTTCGTCGAGTACGTCGCCGGTCGCGATCTGCTTGCGCTGGTACGAGATGACCTGGCTCGTCACCTGGACCCAGCCGCGCGACAACTCCGCCGTACCCCACGAGCACGTCTCCTCGGTCGCGAGGATGCTGATCTCGGTCACGTCCCGCGCGAAGGTCGTGTAGTCCGGAGAAGCCGGCTCGACGACGGCGGCGTGCTCCTCGAGGTCGAGCGAGCGCACCAGGTACGACTCGCCCGCATGGACGTAGACGGCGCCCTCGTGGACCGACGCGTGGGCCGAGCCGCCGTCGACCGTACCGAGGAGACGACCGGTCTGGTCCTCCACGATCTGCACCGTCTTCCCACCGGCCGAGCGGATGTCGATGGCGTCGACGGCCCGCTCGCGGCGCGTCCAGAACCACCCGTGCGGCCGTTCGCGTAGTGCGCCTTGCCGCACCAGCTGTGCGATCACAGAAGACGTCGTCTCACCGAAGATCTCGAAGTCGTCGGGAGTGAGCGGCAGCTCCTGGGCAGCGGCACACAGTTGAGGGCCGAGCACGTACGGGTTTTCCGGGTTGAACACCGTCGCCTCGACCGGGCGCCCGAAGATCGCTGCCGGATGTCGCACCAGGTAGGTGTCCAGCGGGTCGTCCCGTGCGATCAGCAACGCCACCGCGTCCCCGCCGGCCCGGCCTGCCCGTCCAGCCTGTTGCCAGAGCGATGCGCGCGTACCTGGCCAGCCAGAGAGCAGTACGGCGTCCAGTCCGGCAATGTCGATGCCCAGCTCGAGAGCGTTCGTTGCCGCGACGCCAGTGAGCTCACCGCTCTGCAGCATCCCCTCGAGCCGCCGACGCTCCTCCGGTAAGTAGCCGGCCCGGTACGCCGACACCTGGTCGATCAGTGTCGGGTCGACCTCAGCGAGGTTCTCGCGGGCCGTCATCGCGACCGACTCGGCTCCACGCCGCGATCGGACGAAGGCGACCGTACGGACACCTGTGACGACCAGATCGGTCAGGAGGTCCGCCACCTCGGCCGTCGCGGACCGACGTACCGGTGCGCCGTTCTCGCCGTGCAAAGAGGTCAGGGGCGGCTCCCACAGACCGAAAGCGATGCCGCCACGCGGAGAGCCGTCCTCGACCACCTCCACCATCGGCAGCCCGGTCAGACGCTCACCTGACACCGCCGGCTCGGCCACTGTCGCCGAGGCGCAGACGAAGATCGGATGTGCCCCGTACTGCGCGCAGACGCGACGCAGCCGCCGCAGTACGCCGGCCACGTGCGCACCGAAGACGCCGCGGTAGTGGTGGCACTCGTCAACCACGACGTACTGCAGGCAGCCCAGGAAGCGCGCCCAGCGTTGATGGTTGGGCAGGACCGACCGGTGCAGCATGTCCGGGTTGCTGAGCACGTACGTCGCGTAGTCGCGCGCCCAGTCGCGCTCGGTCCGCTCCGAGTCGCCGTCCAGCGTCGTAGCCCGCAGGCCGGGCACCGTGTACGACGAGACCGCGCGGAGCTGATCGTGAGCGAGTGCCTTGGTCGGAGACAGGTACAACACGGAGGCGGTACGGCGGTGTGGTGAAGCCGCCTGCGCGATGGTCAACGTGGCAAAGGCCGGCAGCAGGTACCCGAGCGACTTGCCCGAGGCCGTCCCGGTCGCAACGACTACATGTTTCCCGGAGTACGCCGCCTCGGCCGTCGCCACCTGATGAGTCCACGGGGCCGTGATGCCGGCGTCCCGCAGTTGGTCGAGGACCTCGGACGGGACCCAGCGCGGCCAAGCACACGTTTGTCCTACTCGCGGCGGCACCGACTCGACGTGCGTCAGCCGGTCGTCGCGACCGGCGGCCAGGCGCTTCAGGACGGCAGCCGCCTCACCACCTGCACGCATACCGGCACCCTAGGCCCTGCCACGGACAGGTCGACGGCTGAGCACGAACTGAGAGATGCACGTTCCGATGCACGCGGCTTTTTCCGGAGGGGAATCGACTTCGGGTGGGTGAGATGAAAGAGTTTTCGGCAACGGGTCTCACTCACGGTCCGTACATGGTTGAATGCAGCAGTTCACGGGATCGGAGGCCGAAGTGGATCTGTCGCTGACCGCGCGCGCCGAGGGCGGGCGCACCGTCATCGAGGTGGCGGGGGAGATCGACGTCTACACCGCACCGAAGCTCCGCGAGAAGATCGTCGCGCTCGTCGACGAGGGGGTCTACGACCTGGTCATCGACCTGGAACGCGTGGAGTTCCTGGACTCCACGGGCCTCGGCGTTCTCGTCGGCGGACTGAAACGGGTGCGCACCCATGACGGATCCCTGTCCCTGGTCTGTACCCAGGAACGACTGCTGAAGATCTTCCGGATCACCGGCCTGACCAAGGTCTTCGACATCCACCCGGACGTCGCCTCGGCGATCTGACCAAGCGAAACGGTGTCCGCATCGCTACGTTCGGTGATCGTTGCGCCCAGGTACCGGCACAGGACTTGCCGGGCCGACCGAGTATGGCGTAGACCACCCTGTCGTCAGGTCTGGTCGGGAACCCGTTAGAGTAACCCACCGCGCCAGGCCACTGGCGCTGTGTCGTATTTCCCCAACCCTTCGGTTGCGGCAGATGGGGCCGTCAAGCCTGGATGGGTTGCCTACAAGGAGGACGGATGTCCGCGCTGCTTGCTGCACAAGCGGTGGATCTTTCGTCGAGCAACACCACACTGGTGATCGTCGTCGGGGTGATCGCGATCCTCGCGGTCGCCATCGCGATGGTCTTCCGGGGCCAGGTGCTTGCCGCGAACGATGGCACCGAGAACATGAAGACGATCGCCGCGGCGGTCCAGGAAGGTGCCTCGGCATTCCTGAGCCGGCAGTTCCGGACGTTGTCGATCTTCGCCGTGGTCGCATTTCTGCTGCTGTTCCTGCTGCCTGCTCACACAGACGGCGACAACGAGACCACACTGAAGATCTTCCGCTCCGTCTTCTTCCTGGTCGGCGCGGGTTTCTCCGCCCTGATCGGTTACCTGGGCATGTGGCTCGCGACGCGCGCCAACGTCCGGGTCGCCGCGGCCGCGCGGGACGAGGGCCGCGAACCCGCGATGCGGGTCGCGTTCCGCACCGGCGGCACCGTCGGCATGGCGACCGTGGGCTTCGGCCTGTTCGGCGCCGCGCTCGTCGTACTGCTCTTCAAGGGCGACGCCCCGACCGTGCTCGAGGGCTTCGGTTTCGGTGCCGCGATGCTGGCCATGTTCATGCGGGTCGGCGGCGGTATCTTCACCAAGGCCGCCGACGTCGGCGCCGACCTGGTCGGCAAGGTCGAGCAGAACATCCCCGAGGACGACCCCCGCAACGCGGCGACCATCGCCGACAACGTGGGCGACAACGTCGGTGACTGTGCCGGTATGGCGGCCGACCTGTTCGAGTCGTACGCCGTGATGCTGGTGGCCTCGCTGATCCTCGGCAAGGCCGCGTTCGGCGAGCAGGGCCTGATCTTCCCGCTGATCGTGCCGGCCATCGGCGCCATCACCGCGGTCATCGGCGTCTTCCTGACCCGCCCGCGGACCGGCGAGAACGGCCTGCGCACGATCAACCGGGCGTTCTACATCTCTGCACTGGTCTCCGCGATCCTCTGTACGGTCGCGGCGTTCGTCTATCTGCCGAGCAGCTTCAAGGACCTGAGCGGCGCCACCGAGACGATCGCCGGGTTCGACGGCGACCCGCGGCTGATCGCCACCGTCTCGGTGATCATCGGCATCGTGCTGGCAGCGGTCATCCTGGCCCTGACCGGTTACTACACCGGCACCGAGGACAAGCCGGTCCAGGATGTCGGCAAGACCTCGCTGACCGGTGCCGCGACCGTGATCCTGTCCGGTATCTCGGTCGGCTTCGAGTCCGCCGTCTACACCGCCGTGGTGATCGCGGCGGCCGTGTACGGCGCCTTCCTGGTCGGTGGTTCCGGTGTGGTCGCGCTGTTCGCGATCGCACTGGCCGGCTGTGGTCTGCTCACCACCGTCGGCGTCATCGTCGCGATGGACACCTTCGGACCGGTCTCCGACAACGCGCAGGGCATCGCCGAGATGTCCGGTGACGTTGACGGCGAGGCGGCCCAGATCCTGACCGAGCTGGACGCTGTCGGCAACACCACGAAGGCCATCACCAAGGG
This Kribbella sp. NBC_00482 DNA region includes the following protein-coding sequences:
- a CDS encoding sodium-translocating pyrophosphatase yields the protein MSALLAAQAVDLSSSNTTLVIVVGVIAILAVAIAMVFRGQVLAANDGTENMKTIAAAVQEGASAFLSRQFRTLSIFAVVAFLLLFLLPAHTDGDNETTLKIFRSVFFLVGAGFSALIGYLGMWLATRANVRVAAAARDEGREPAMRVAFRTGGTVGMATVGFGLFGAALVVLLFKGDAPTVLEGFGFGAAMLAMFMRVGGGIFTKAADVGADLVGKVEQNIPEDDPRNAATIADNVGDNVGDCAGMAADLFESYAVMLVASLILGKAAFGEQGLIFPLIVPAIGAITAVIGVFLTRPRTGENGLRTINRAFYISALVSAILCTVAAFVYLPSSFKDLSGATETIAGFDGDPRLIATVSVIIGIVLAAVILALTGYYTGTEDKPVQDVGKTSLTGAATVILSGISVGFESAVYTAVVIAAAVYGAFLVGGSGVVALFAIALAGCGLLTTVGVIVAMDTFGPVSDNAQGIAEMSGDVDGEAAQILTELDAVGNTTKAITKGIAIATAVLAATALFGSYTDSIRTSLADNYAKFEADALVFNPGTLVGIILGAAVVFMFSGLAINAVGRAAGAVVYEVRRQFRDIPGIMEGTGKPEYGKVVDICTRDSLRELATPGLLALTAPIAVGFGLGAAALAGYLAGAIGAGTLMAVFLANSGGAWDNAKKLVEDGNHGGKGSPAHEATVIGDTVGDPFKDTAGPAINPLIKVMNLVSVLIAPAVVGMSSIGDDTNTPLRIAIAVVAVVVLAAAVFVSKRRESVISDTPAEVNAAA
- a CDS encoding STAS domain-containing protein, with the translated sequence MQQFTGSEAEVDLSLTARAEGGRTVIEVAGEIDVYTAPKLREKIVALVDEGVYDLVIDLERVEFLDSTGLGVLVGGLKRVRTHDGSLSLVCTQERLLKIFRITGLTKVFDIHPDVASAI
- a CDS encoding DEAD/DEAH box helicase; amino-acid sequence: MRAGGEAAAVLKRLAAGRDDRLTHVESVPPRVGQTCAWPRWVPSEVLDQLRDAGITAPWTHQVATAEAAYSGKHVVVATGTASGKSLGYLLPAFATLTIAQAASPHRRTASVLYLSPTKALAHDQLRAVSSYTVPGLRATTLDGDSERTERDWARDYATYVLSNPDMLHRSVLPNHQRWARFLGCLQYVVVDECHHYRGVFGAHVAGVLRRLRRVCAQYGAHPIFVCASATVAEPAVSGERLTGLPMVEVVEDGSPRGGIAFGLWEPPLTSLHGENGAPVRRSATAEVADLLTDLVVTGVRTVAFVRSRRGAESVAMTARENLAEVDPTLIDQVSAYRAGYLPEERRRLEGMLQSGELTGVAATNALELGIDIAGLDAVLLSGWPGTRASLWQQAGRAGRAGGDAVALLIARDDPLDTYLVRHPAAIFGRPVEATVFNPENPYVLGPQLCAAAQELPLTPDDFEIFGETTSSVIAQLVRQGALRERPHGWFWTRRERAVDAIDIRSAGGKTVQIVEDQTGRLLGTVDGGSAHASVHEGAVYVHAGESYLVRSLDLEEHAAVVEPASPDYTTFARDVTEISILATEETCSWGTAELSRGWVQVTSQVISYQRKQIATGDVLDEQPLDLPERTLRTKAVWWTMPDTVVEHLGLEDVPGAAHAAEHASIGLLPLFATCDRWDIGGVSTARHADTGQLTVFVYDGHPGGAGFAEHGYAAAREWLTATREAIAHCECTDGCPSCVQSPKCGNQNNPLDKSGAVALLSALLSSEA